In Paenibacillus kyungheensis, the following are encoded in one genomic region:
- the murB gene encoding UDP-N-acetylmuramate dehydrogenase — protein sequence MQQWMNLLSQHAVGQVLINEPLAKYTTWRIGGPADVLVIPSNQDELSTLMTILHEHDIQWTQLGRGSNLLVADKGIRGVVIKLGEGFDYARFEEDRIIAGGAHSVVKLCVLAAKKGLSGLEFAGGIPGSVGGAVYMNAGAHGSDTSKILQSARIVLHDGQIVTYSLEDMQYAYRHSILQEQPGIVVEASFQMKTGNRDTIMAEMNKHKDRRRITQPLQQPSAGSVFRNPPGDHSARLIESAGLKGYRIGGAEISTQHANFIVNVGQSTAADVLELISYVQQEVSKQFGVQLQPEVYLMGEK from the coding sequence ATGCAGCAGTGGATGAATCTTTTATCCCAGCATGCTGTCGGTCAAGTTCTTATCAATGAACCGTTAGCAAAATATACAACATGGAGAATTGGCGGACCTGCTGATGTACTGGTGATACCCAGCAATCAAGATGAGCTAAGTACACTTATGACTATTTTGCATGAGCATGATATTCAGTGGACACAGTTAGGACGAGGTTCTAATCTGTTAGTCGCAGATAAAGGAATTCGCGGAGTGGTTATCAAATTAGGCGAAGGTTTTGATTACGCTAGATTTGAAGAAGATCGGATTATTGCAGGTGGTGCACACTCTGTCGTCAAACTTTGTGTTTTAGCTGCTAAAAAAGGATTATCTGGTCTTGAATTTGCTGGCGGTATTCCGGGGTCTGTAGGTGGCGCTGTCTATATGAACGCAGGAGCTCATGGATCAGATACATCTAAGATTTTGCAGTCTGCTCGAATAGTTCTTCATGATGGACAAATCGTGACCTATAGCTTAGAAGATATGCAATATGCTTACCGTCATTCGATTTTGCAAGAACAACCTGGAATTGTTGTTGAAGCCTCATTTCAAATGAAAACAGGCAATCGCGATACCATTATGGCTGAAATGAATAAACATAAAGATCGTAGACGGATTACACAACCTTTACAGCAACCTTCAGCAGGAAGTGTTTTCCGCAATCCACCTGGAGATCATTCTGCTCGCTTAATCGAATCAGCAGGACTCAAAGGGTACCGGATTGGTGGAGCCGAAATATCGACTCAACATGCTAACTTTATTGTAAATGTGGGACAAAGTACCGCAGCTGATGTATTAGAGTTAATATCATATGTGCAACAAGAAGTATCTAAACAGTTTGGCGTACAACTTCAACCTGAAGTATATCTGATGGGTGAAAAGTAA
- the murG gene encoding undecaprenyldiphospho-muramoylpentapeptide beta-N-acetylglucosaminyltransferase: protein MRVVLTGGGTGGHIYPALAIAQQCETEGLDAEFLYIGGKRGLENKIVPEEKIPFESIDITGFRRKLFSLENFKTINRFIQGVKTSKQLLKEFKPDVVIGTGGYVCGPVVYAAAKLKIPTIVHEQNAIPGLTNQFLSGYASTVAVSFQDSVNRFPRSKHVMFTGNPRATMVQNANRERGLASLGLPADAQIVLVVGGSRGARALVEAMVQIAPLLKQNNPAVHYVFVTGEIYYEEIRERIRDAVGSFPYYLHVLPYIPNMPEVLAATSLLVGRAGASSLAEVTSLGTPSILIPSPNVTNNHQEANAWALQKAGAAEVLLERELTGESLLARIDKVMSDEEVRQNMSKAATSLGTPQSAFLIVEEMKRLSGVLSR from the coding sequence ATGCGGGTCGTATTGACCGGCGGAGGTACAGGTGGTCATATCTATCCAGCACTTGCGATTGCTCAACAGTGTGAGACCGAAGGATTAGATGCTGAATTTTTATATATTGGTGGCAAAAGAGGATTGGAGAACAAAATTGTTCCTGAAGAAAAAATCCCTTTTGAATCTATTGATATTACCGGTTTTAGACGCAAGTTATTTTCTTTAGAAAATTTCAAAACGATAAATCGCTTCATTCAGGGTGTGAAAACTTCAAAACAGTTACTGAAAGAATTTAAGCCTGATGTAGTCATAGGAACAGGTGGCTATGTATGTGGTCCTGTAGTGTATGCTGCTGCCAAGCTTAAAATACCAACTATTGTACATGAGCAAAATGCGATTCCTGGATTAACGAATCAATTTTTGAGTGGATATGCAAGTACAGTAGCTGTAAGTTTTCAAGATTCAGTGAATCGTTTTCCGCGTTCAAAGCATGTGATGTTTACAGGCAACCCGCGGGCGACTATGGTACAAAATGCAAATCGTGAACGTGGACTTGCTTCCTTAGGTCTACCTGCTGATGCACAGATTGTATTAGTTGTAGGAGGTAGCCGGGGCGCTAGAGCACTTGTAGAAGCAATGGTTCAAATTGCTCCTTTGCTCAAACAAAACAATCCAGCAGTACATTATGTATTTGTAACAGGCGAAATTTATTACGAAGAAATTCGCGAACGTATTCGAGATGCTGTAGGATCATTTCCTTATTATCTTCATGTACTTCCGTATATTCCTAATATGCCCGAAGTTCTAGCAGCTACTTCGTTGTTAGTCGGTCGTGCAGGTGCTTCTTCGTTGGCTGAGGTCACTTCATTAGGTACGCCATCTATATTAATACCGTCACCTAATGTTACAAATAATCATCAAGAAGCTAATGCTTGGGCTTTACAAAAAGCAGGCGCAGCAGAAGTATTATTAGAGCGTGAGTTGACAGGGGAATCATTGTTAGCTCGAATAGATAAAGTAATGAGTGATGAAGAGGTTAGACAGAACATGTCCAAAGCAGCAACAAGCTTGGGTACACCTCAATCTGCATTTTTGATTGTTGAAGAAATGAAGCGTTTGTCAGGTGTTCTGTCCCGCTAG
- the murD gene encoding UDP-N-acetylmuramoyl-L-alanine--D-glutamate ligase: MNDPETYRGQQVIVIGLARSGVEAAKALHRLGAIVTVNDLKPREQSPEAAELEALDIQVICGGHPEGLIHKGIALMVKNPGIPYTAPPIKQALDLGIEVITEVELAYRISDVPMIGITGSNGKTTTTTWVGKMLEANHLHPIVGGNIGIPLCEAVSDAQPENWIVAELSSFQLKGTRDFNPKIACLLNVAETHLDYHGSMDDYVSSKRKIFENQGKDDTAIINWDDSYCRSLVPYIQAGTLIPFSITENLGNYISAAKPSASATHSPLSAGLYVSPAYIPEMEDELPRTMMYCDQDGEVAILPVQELGIPGRYNVANALAACAIAITAGCRPQDLADVLRDFRGVEHRLEYVKEHDQVQYYNNSKATNAKATMTALSAFQDKGIVLIAGGLDRGSDYMDLLPVFQQQVKALVVLGQTRHKLAKVAELAGITKVQIIEESEQPELAIKQAVEQAAMFAEPDNIVLLSPACASWDMFSSYEERGRAFKEAVHQL; encoded by the coding sequence ATGAATGATCCTGAGACATATCGTGGACAACAAGTGATCGTAATCGGATTAGCACGAAGTGGCGTAGAAGCAGCCAAAGCTTTGCATCGTCTGGGAGCCATCGTAACGGTTAACGATTTGAAGCCAAGAGAACAATCACCAGAAGCAGCAGAGTTAGAAGCTTTGGATATTCAAGTGATTTGTGGAGGGCATCCGGAAGGTTTGATTCATAAAGGGATCGCCCTTATGGTCAAAAATCCAGGTATTCCTTATACAGCTCCTCCAATCAAACAAGCACTCGATCTAGGGATAGAAGTGATCACAGAAGTTGAATTAGCTTATCGTATCTCTGATGTGCCTATGATTGGGATTACAGGATCTAACGGTAAAACGACCACAACAACTTGGGTAGGCAAAATGTTGGAAGCTAATCATCTTCATCCTATTGTAGGTGGTAATATAGGGATTCCATTATGTGAAGCTGTTAGTGATGCTCAGCCAGAGAATTGGATCGTAGCCGAATTAAGTAGCTTTCAATTGAAAGGCACACGTGATTTTAATCCGAAAATCGCTTGTCTATTAAATGTAGCAGAGACACATCTGGATTATCATGGTTCGATGGATGATTATGTTTCTTCCAAACGTAAAATTTTTGAAAATCAAGGCAAAGACGATACAGCAATCATTAATTGGGATGACAGTTATTGTCGTAGCCTTGTGCCTTATATTCAAGCAGGTACTTTAATTCCATTTTCGATCACAGAGAACTTGGGCAATTATATATCAGCAGCCAAGCCATCCGCTTCAGCTACGCATTCACCATTATCAGCAGGATTATACGTATCTCCTGCCTATATTCCAGAAATGGAAGATGAATTACCGCGTACAATGATGTATTGTGATCAAGATGGAGAAGTGGCTATTTTACCTGTACAAGAATTAGGTATACCTGGTCGTTACAATGTCGCCAATGCGTTAGCAGCTTGCGCGATTGCTATTACAGCTGGATGTCGTCCTCAAGATCTGGCTGATGTCTTACGTGATTTCCGAGGTGTAGAACATCGCTTAGAATATGTAAAAGAACATGATCAAGTGCAGTATTACAACAATTCCAAAGCAACCAATGCCAAAGCAACGATGACAGCATTATCCGCTTTTCAAGATAAAGGCATTGTACTGATTGCTGGTGGTCTGGATCGTGGTTCTGATTATATGGATTTGTTACCTGTATTTCAGCAACAGGTTAAAGCGTTAGTCGTTTTGGGACAAACCCGTCACAAATTAGCTAAAGTGGCAGAACTTGCTGGAATTACAAAAGTGCAAATTATCGAAGAATCAGAGCAACCAGAACTAGCTATTAAGCAAGCAGTAGAGCAAGCAGCAATGTTTGCTGAACCGGATAATATTGTATTATTATCTCCTGCATGTGCAAGCTGGGATATGTTCTCGTCTTATGAAGAACGTGGTCGTGCTTTTAAAGAAGCTGTACACCAGCTATAA
- the mraY gene encoding phospho-N-acetylmuramoyl-pentapeptide-transferase: MDFRILFLTAAVSFVLAVIAAPLLIPVLRRMKFGQQVRDDGPQSHLKKAGTPTMGGIIIMIAFTLAYVKFSVVDTNFWVLLVATLGFGLVGFLDDFIKIGLKRSLGLTAKQKLFGQLLFSAIVCYILLKSGHSTALGIPATSFSFDWGPWFYYPFIVIMLLAISNAVNFTDGLDGLLSGVSAIAFAAYAVVAVQATSPAAAVCAAAMIGAVIGFLIFNMHPAKVFMGDMGSLGIGGAIGGIAIVTKSELLFLIIGAVFVIELLSVVIQVVSYKTRNGKRVFKMAPIHHHFELSGWSEWRVVTTFWAVSLVLAVIGIYLSKGL; the protein is encoded by the coding sequence ATGGATTTTCGAATATTATTTTTAACAGCAGCAGTTTCATTTGTATTAGCAGTGATTGCTGCACCGCTTTTAATTCCGGTATTGCGCCGTATGAAGTTTGGACAGCAAGTACGTGATGATGGACCACAGAGTCATTTGAAAAAAGCAGGCACGCCTACTATGGGCGGTATTATTATTATGATTGCTTTTACATTAGCGTACGTAAAATTTTCTGTAGTAGATACTAACTTTTGGGTGTTATTGGTGGCTACACTTGGATTCGGGTTAGTAGGGTTTTTGGATGACTTTATCAAAATTGGTTTAAAACGTTCACTTGGACTAACAGCAAAACAAAAGTTGTTTGGACAGTTGTTATTTTCTGCAATTGTCTGTTATATTTTGCTCAAAAGCGGACATAGTACAGCATTAGGTATTCCTGCTACATCATTTTCATTTGATTGGGGTCCTTGGTTTTATTATCCATTTATTGTGATTATGTTGCTGGCGATCAGTAATGCGGTTAACTTTACCGATGGATTAGACGGATTATTGTCCGGGGTAAGTGCGATAGCTTTTGCAGCATATGCAGTAGTAGCGGTTCAAGCGACTTCACCTGCGGCAGCAGTATGTGCAGCAGCTATGATCGGTGCTGTGATTGGATTTTTAATATTTAATATGCATCCAGCTAAAGTATTTATGGGTGATATGGGTTCTTTGGGTATAGGCGGAGCGATTGGTGGCATAGCGATTGTAACTAAAAGCGAATTGCTCTTTTTAATTATTGGTGCTGTTTTCGTGATTGAATTGCTGTCTGTTGTAATACAGGTTGTATCTTACAAAACAAGAAACGGGAAACGAGTCTTTAAGATGGCGCCGATTCATCATCATTTTGAATTGTCAGGTTGGTCTGAATGGCGTGTAGTAACTACATTCTGGGCAGTTAGTCTAGTATTAGCAGTGATCGGAATTTATTTGAGCAAGGGGTTGTAA
- a CDS encoding UDP-N-acetylmuramoyl-tripeptide--D-alanyl-D-alanine ligase: MNTTLGQIADICGGQLQGSADTCLKGVSINSRQLVEGGLFIPIVGEKFDGHEFVTSALTEGAVASLWQHDHGTPPSGNIVIVQDTLQALQQLAEAYVQQTGVKVVGITGSNGKTTTKDIVYALLAEAYQVHKTEGNFNNHIGLPLTILAMPEQTEILILEMGMSGRGEIELLSNIAHPETTIITNIGESHLQQLGSREEIARAKLEIVSGLRSEGLLVYLGDEPLLKQILAEPEFEQKEMRKITFGLDHTNNVYPTGVMFQGKHTVFTTNSEADEAWTLPLLGMHNVTNALAAITVAQHYGVTAEQIRQGLSKLQLTGMRIEIIQGRNGITLLNDAYNASPTSMKAAIDVLGNLKGYHRKIAVLGDMLELGEEEAIYHQEVGKYIDGQADLLFTYGVLGQQIANGAAKVLDASQIHSYLSKQELINDLLQMAQEKDAILFKASRGMKLEEVVQALMPDSTSNAEALEE, encoded by the coding sequence ATAAATACAACACTCGGTCAAATAGCCGATATATGTGGTGGACAGCTTCAAGGTTCAGCAGATACCTGTTTAAAAGGCGTTAGTATTAACTCCCGTCAATTGGTTGAAGGCGGATTATTTATTCCTATTGTTGGTGAAAAGTTCGATGGACATGAATTTGTGACATCAGCGTTAACTGAAGGAGCGGTAGCTTCATTATGGCAACATGATCATGGAACACCACCGTCTGGAAATATAGTCATTGTTCAAGATACTCTACAAGCACTACAACAACTAGCTGAAGCGTATGTTCAACAAACAGGTGTAAAAGTAGTCGGTATTACAGGTTCGAATGGTAAAACGACAACAAAAGATATCGTTTATGCTTTGCTAGCAGAAGCATATCAAGTGCACAAAACAGAAGGTAATTTCAATAATCATATAGGATTGCCTTTGACCATATTAGCAATGCCTGAACAGACTGAAATCTTGATTTTAGAAATGGGTATGAGTGGACGCGGTGAGATTGAACTGCTATCAAATATCGCTCATCCGGAGACAACGATTATTACCAATATTGGTGAATCTCATCTTCAGCAATTGGGCAGTCGAGAAGAAATCGCACGTGCCAAATTAGAGATTGTCAGTGGATTACGTTCAGAAGGCTTACTTGTCTATTTAGGTGATGAACCTTTATTAAAACAAATTTTGGCGGAACCCGAATTTGAGCAAAAAGAGATGCGTAAAATAACATTTGGGCTGGATCATACGAACAATGTGTATCCAACAGGGGTAATGTTTCAAGGAAAACATACTGTTTTCACAACAAATAGTGAAGCAGACGAAGCATGGACATTGCCTTTGCTAGGTATGCACAATGTGACTAATGCTTTAGCAGCGATAACAGTAGCTCAACATTATGGGGTCACAGCAGAACAGATCCGTCAAGGCTTATCCAAGCTACAACTGACAGGAATGAGAATTGAGATCATTCAAGGTCGTAATGGAATCACTTTGTTAAATGATGCTTATAATGCAAGTCCTACTTCAATGAAAGCCGCTATAGACGTATTAGGTAATCTCAAAGGATATCATCGTAAAATTGCAGTGCTCGGTGATATGTTAGAGTTGGGCGAAGAGGAAGCGATATATCATCAGGAAGTAGGAAAATATATCGATGGACAAGCAGATCTGTTATTCACGTATGGTGTGCTTGGACAACAGATAGCTAATGGAGCTGCTAAAGTATTAGATGCTTCTCAGATTCATTCTTATCTTTCCAAACAAGAACTGATTAACGATCTATTGCAAATGGCTCAGGAGAAAGATGCTATTTTATTTAAAGCATCGCGCGGGATGAAGTTAGAAGAAGTCGTACAGGCGCTGATGCCTGATTCAACAAGTAACGCAGAGGCGCTGGAGGAGTAA
- a CDS encoding UDP-N-acetylmuramoyl-L-alanyl-D-glutamate--2,6-diaminopimelate ligase, with the protein MLLSEAAHLLITSQVLGDVQTKISGMEIDSRKVKSGDLFICLPGFTVDGHDYAAQAIQKGATALVVERQLELDIPQLIVSSCRHAMAVLSDHFFEYPSRTLNMIGITGTNGKTTTSYLIERIMNDAHINTGLIGTIEMRYNGTATPMPRTTPEALELQRLLHEMVQADVKSCVMEVSSHALEQGRVKGTDYRTAIFTNISQDHLDYHETMEEYIAAKGLFFARLGNRYEIDPAKRKYAVLNNDDPAAEYFRKITAADVITYGVDHPADVHASQIRITSQGTTFQVDTFKGNTEITLQMVGKFNVYNALAAITAALIENIPLEHIKSSLEQIAGVDGRVESVDGGQPFAVIVDYAHTPDGLENVLRTINEFAEGNIITVFGCGGDRDRSKRPLMGQIAAKYSDYVLITSDNPRTEEPATILEDIQKGLEEQQIATDKYESIVDRRQAIEKAVEMAKPGDVVLIAGKGHETYQIIGQQTLDFDDRLVAKEAIRGLYK; encoded by the coding sequence ATGCTTTTGTCAGAAGCAGCACATCTGCTGATCACATCTCAAGTGCTAGGTGATGTTCAAACGAAAATATCCGGTATGGAGATTGATTCTCGCAAAGTGAAGTCAGGTGATCTGTTTATCTGTCTGCCTGGTTTTACAGTAGATGGACATGATTATGCCGCTCAAGCGATTCAAAAAGGTGCTACTGCCTTAGTAGTAGAACGTCAACTTGAATTAGATATTCCACAATTGATCGTTAGTAGTTGCCGTCACGCGATGGCTGTATTATCTGATCATTTTTTTGAATATCCAAGTAGAACGTTAAATATGATCGGAATTACAGGAACAAATGGTAAAACCACAACTTCTTATCTGATTGAGCGTATTATGAATGATGCGCATATCAATACAGGGTTGATCGGAACTATTGAAATGCGTTATAACGGTACAGCAACACCTATGCCTCGTACAACACCAGAAGCGTTAGAATTACAACGTTTGTTACACGAAATGGTGCAAGCAGATGTGAAAAGTTGTGTGATGGAAGTATCCTCTCATGCTCTAGAGCAAGGAAGAGTAAAAGGAACAGATTACCGTACAGCTATTTTTACAAATATAAGTCAAGACCATCTCGATTATCATGAGACGATGGAAGAATACATTGCAGCCAAAGGGCTGTTTTTTGCACGTTTGGGGAACCGTTATGAAATAGATCCTGCAAAGCGTAAATATGCTGTTTTGAACAACGACGATCCTGCTGCTGAATATTTCCGTAAAATTACAGCTGCAGATGTGATTACATATGGAGTCGATCATCCTGCCGATGTACATGCTTCACAGATTAGAATTACATCTCAAGGCACGACTTTCCAAGTGGATACGTTTAAAGGCAATACAGAAATCACACTTCAAATGGTCGGCAAATTCAATGTTTATAATGCTTTAGCAGCGATCACAGCTGCTCTAATTGAGAATATTCCGTTAGAACACATAAAGTCTAGTCTTGAACAGATTGCCGGTGTAGATGGGCGTGTAGAGTCTGTAGATGGCGGTCAACCTTTTGCAGTGATTGTGGATTACGCTCATACACCGGATGGATTGGAAAATGTATTGCGTACGATCAATGAATTTGCAGAAGGTAATATTATTACTGTTTTTGGATGCGGTGGTGATCGTGATCGGAGCAAACGACCTTTGATGGGACAGATTGCTGCTAAATATAGTGATTATGTATTGATCACTTCAGACAATCCGCGTACAGAAGAGCCAGCTACTATTTTGGAAGATATTCAAAAAGGATTAGAAGAGCAACAGATTGCTACAGACAAATACGAATCTATTGTTGATCGCAGACAAGCGATTGAAAAAGCGGTTGAAATGGCTAAGCCAGGAGATGTAGTATTGATTGCGGGCAAAGGTCATGAGACGTATCAGATTATCGGTCAACAAACATTGGATTTTGATGATCGTTTGGTAGCCAAAGAAGCGATAAGGGGTCTTTACAAGTGA
- a CDS encoding penicillin-binding transpeptidase domain-containing protein yields MNKRIKLRTLFIGGCITLFFAVLIIKVFWLQVVQTGNWTDKAIKQWTANSDISAKRGTITDRNGNDLAMDAPAYNVALNPKIIAEYGIKSDVVSQLHAILGTDETEIEKQATSVLTSGDNIGQLRTWRELNSGGRLIDQEKADQINAFIKQLKEKTGQKWDVGVYLSADSKRFYPKNELAAHVIGYTNKDGNAVAGIEAYYDEKLKGTDGHIQYLRDKQGDKLPDSKDVYTPAKDGDNLTLTIDETIQYYIEQAMKDAYEQLKPESITVIAADPNTMEILGMANMPTFNPNKFNEVTDPKDFRNLAVKAIYEPGSTFKIVTLSGAVQENLFNPNATYQSGSIQVGGTTLHDLNHSGWGTISYLEGLKRSSNVAFVNLGYKMLGAERLRKYIDSFGFGEQTGIELPGEAKGAITFHPNIPTEVATAAYGHGLVQVTPIQQLAAISAVANGGKLLTPHLVKSITDPNTGVTENTQTKVVRQVVDPLTSEKVRGYLEQVVSDQEIGTGRHAYIDGYRVAGKTGTAIKVINGKYDYTKQVVSFVGFAPANDPKIAMIVVIDQPSDSKLGGGTAAAPVFKKIVSQVLPYMGISKVFDDGEKKPKAEVDSKKLMASYTAPTLTGKMLADAKKKLLADGISYTTVGSGTKVVKQYPASGAAMTGGQTIYLMTEDPTKMSIPDLKGESLRDALQILSLMKVEVTATGEGYVSEQVESSSSGRRSVTLTLKSARATVTGVDDTEEDPATSVEATTPKDGATDSTESTSSEGSSTDKDTSTDPNATESKDTTSSDTKTDSGTTTESSTDSKGKSESSTEQSPTSSLKIPEPTGAPTN; encoded by the coding sequence GTGAATAAGAGAATAAAACTTCGTACTTTATTTATAGGGGGATGTATTACCCTCTTTTTTGCTGTACTGATTATTAAAGTATTCTGGCTACAAGTGGTTCAAACAGGTAACTGGACTGACAAAGCTATTAAACAATGGACAGCTAACAGCGATATTTCAGCTAAACGTGGTACGATTACAGACCGTAATGGTAATGATCTAGCAATGGATGCTCCGGCTTATAATGTTGCTCTTAATCCTAAAATCATCGCTGAGTATGGGATTAAAAGTGATGTTGTAAGCCAGCTTCACGCTATTTTAGGCACCGATGAAACAGAAATTGAAAAGCAAGCCACTTCTGTATTGACCAGTGGAGATAATATCGGTCAACTTCGTACTTGGCGTGAGCTCAATTCAGGTGGTCGTCTAATCGATCAAGAAAAAGCTGATCAAATCAATGCTTTTATCAAACAACTGAAAGAAAAAACCGGTCAAAAATGGGATGTCGGTGTGTATTTAAGCGCTGATTCCAAACGCTTTTATCCTAAAAACGAATTAGCGGCTCATGTTATTGGTTATACGAACAAAGATGGCAATGCTGTTGCGGGAATTGAAGCGTATTATGATGAAAAGCTTAAAGGGACAGATGGTCATATTCAATATCTTCGTGATAAACAAGGAGATAAATTACCAGATTCCAAAGATGTCTATACTCCTGCTAAAGATGGAGATAATCTGACGTTAACGATTGATGAGACAATTCAGTATTATATTGAACAAGCTATGAAAGATGCTTATGAACAATTGAAACCTGAAAGTATTACAGTGATTGCAGCAGATCCTAATACGATGGAAATTCTAGGTATGGCAAATATGCCAACTTTTAATCCTAATAAGTTTAATGAAGTTACCGATCCTAAAGATTTCCGTAATCTGGCTGTCAAAGCGATCTATGAACCAGGTTCTACATTTAAGATTGTTACTCTTTCTGGAGCAGTACAAGAAAATTTATTCAATCCTAATGCTACTTATCAATCAGGTTCTATTCAAGTAGGAGGTACAACACTGCATGACTTGAATCATAGCGGATGGGGAACGATTAGTTACTTAGAAGGTCTAAAGCGTTCAAGTAATGTAGCTTTTGTTAATCTTGGTTATAAGATGCTTGGTGCAGAACGTTTGCGTAAATATATCGATTCGTTTGGATTTGGTGAACAGACAGGCATCGAATTGCCTGGTGAAGCTAAAGGTGCTATTACTTTCCATCCTAATATTCCCACAGAAGTAGCAACCGCTGCTTACGGACATGGATTGGTACAGGTGACACCGATTCAACAGTTAGCTGCTATTTCTGCGGTAGCCAATGGTGGGAAATTATTAACACCACATCTAGTCAAATCGATCACTGATCCCAATACAGGAGTCACTGAAAATACACAGACTAAAGTCGTTCGTCAAGTGGTTGACCCGTTAACTTCTGAGAAAGTACGTGGTTATCTGGAACAGGTCGTTTCGGATCAGGAAATTGGAACAGGTCGTCATGCTTATATTGATGGTTATCGTGTTGCAGGTAAAACAGGTACTGCTATTAAAGTTATCAATGGTAAGTATGATTATACGAAGCAAGTGGTATCTTTTGTAGGATTTGCACCTGCTAATGATCCTAAGATCGCTATGATCGTAGTGATTGACCAACCGTCAGATTCGAAGCTAGGCGGAGGTACAGCAGCAGCTCCAGTATTTAAAAAAATCGTGAGTCAAGTGTTGCCGTATATGGGTATTTCTAAAGTCTTTGACGATGGTGAAAAAAAACCTAAAGCAGAAGTGGATTCTAAAAAACTAATGGCTTCCTATACTGCTCCTACACTAACAGGTAAAATGCTTGCAGATGCGAAGAAAAAATTGCTTGCAGATGGTATTTCCTATACAACAGTAGGATCAGGTACAAAAGTCGTCAAGCAGTATCCAGCTAGTGGAGCAGCTATGACAGGCGGACAAACCATTTATTTGATGACAGAAGATCCAACCAAAATGAGTATTCCTGATCTAAAAGGTGAATCGTTGCGGGATGCTCTGCAAATCTTATCGTTGATGAAAGTAGAAGTAACAGCGACTGGTGAAGGATATGTATCTGAACAGGTAGAGTCTTCTAGTAGTGGTAGACGATCTGTAACACTTACACTTAAATCTGCTCGAGCAACAGTCACAGGAGTCGACGATACAGAAGAAGATCCAGCGACTTCAGTTGAAGCCACTACACCAAAAGATGGAGCAACAGACAGTACAGAATCTACATCTTCTGAAGGGTCTTCAACAGACAAAGATACTTCTACAGATCCAAATGCTACAGAATCAAAAGATACAACATCTTCCGATACCAAAACAGATTCTGGCACTACCACTGAAAGTAGTACGGATAGTAAGGGTAAATCGGAAAGCAGTACAGAGCAAAGCCCTACAAGTAGTCTTAAAATTCCAGAGCCTACCGGGGCGCCAACGAATTAA